The stretch of DNA GCCATGATCTGCGCGAGGCGCCATGGCCAGCTTGAACGCCGGGACATGGATTGGGGATCAATGCCCTCCTCCTTGCCGGCACGATGGCGGTGGATCGCCTCGAACACCGCCACCAGCGCGATCACGGCGAGAAAGGACAAATGGAAGCTCGCCGAGAGCATGGCCTCTGGCGCGAATATCAGCACGATGAGTGCCGAAAGCGCCACATTGCGCATGGAGATTGCCGGGCGGTCGAGCAGCACCGCTGTCAGCATGATCGCGATCATGATGAATGAGCGTTGCGCGGCAACATCCTGGCCGGAAATGAGGAAATAGCCGCTCCCCGTCACCAGCGCGGCAAGGCCCGCGATCTTCTTGACCGGTAGCATGACGGCCGCGCCCGGCAGCAACGCCAGCAATGCCCGCAGGAGCCAGTAGGTGGTGCCGGCGATCATGCTCATATGCATGCCGGAAATCGAAATCATATGGGCAAGACCCGAGATCTGGAAATCCTGGGTCACCTCCGCGGGAATTCCGCTGCGATCACCATTGACCAGCGCCACCGCAAGCCCGCCGACCGCACCATCGAGCACGGCACGGATGCGGCTGCCGATCTCATCGCGCAGTCGCTCGATCGCAATATGAAGCCGCTGCCAAAAGCCCGGCTCGAAGGGGAGCCGCTCGACCGCACCGAAGGAATAGCCGGTGGCCCCAATCCCCTGGAACCACTGCATGCGCCCGAAATCATAGCCGCCGGGAATGACGGGCCCGTTGAGGGGAAACAGCCGCGCCTTAACCCTGATCCGCTCGCCCGCTTTGAGGTGACCGCCTGCCCTGCCGATCGATACCCGCACCCGTTTCAGCGGCTTTCCACCGGTAACGTCATCGGGGCGAATGCCGATAACCCCCTCAATATCGATCACCATGAGCCGTCTGCGTACGGGCTCACCTTCGATATGCCGGATCACCCCCGTGAGGGTCACCACCGGGCTTGTCCAGATGAGGCTCGGTGTTGCAACGAGTGCCGTGCGCAGGCTGCCCAGCGCGAACCCGCCGCAGATCGCGAGGACGAGGAATGCCGGCACGAGCACCCGCTGAAATCGGATCCCTATGGCGAGCAGGCATGCAGCGCCGAGCACGGGCGCGCTCGCCATCGGGAGCGATGGCTCGGCAGCGAGGCTGAAATAGACGGCAAGGCCGATGCATAGACCGACGGGGCTCCACAGGAACGCCGCCCGCTCCTCCTCCGCCAACGCGCGGCGCATACCCGCCGCCGCCGAGATCGCAACCTTGCGCTGAATGGGATCCTTGAAGGTCCGGAGGCGGCGCCAGAAGCTGCTGGTTGGGCGCTTTGCATCGCCAATGAAATCAATGGTCACAGCGCCCCTGCTGCCCCCGCCATCAGGTCGCGGCCAAATGCGAGGGGGAACGGCTTTTGCAAGCGCGTCACCCCCGTGCTATTTGGCGCTTCGCGCTCATGCTAGCGCCGAGCATTTCCCAAGCACCAGCTGGATCAAGGCGATGTCCACAAATGTCGTGACCCGATTTGCCCCCTCGCCCACCGGATTCCTCCATATCGGTGGCGCGCGGACGGCCCTGTTCAATTGGCTCTATGCCCGCCACACCGGTGGCAAGATGCTGCTGCGGATCGAGGACACGGACCGGGAACGCTCGACCAAGGAGGCGATCGACGCGATCTTCGAGGGGCTGCGCTGGCTGAAGCTCGACTGGGATGGCGAGGTCGTCATGCAGTCGACCCGCATCGCCCGCCACCAGGAGGTGGCGCAGGCGCTGCTTGCCGCGGGCCGCGCCTATTACTGCTATGCAACCCCGGAGGAGCTCGCCGAGATGCGCGAGACCGCCCGCGCTCAAGGCCGCCCGCCCCGCTATGATGGCCGCTGGCGTGACCGCGACCCCTCAGAGGCGCCTCCCGGCGTCAAGCCGGTCGTGCGCTTGAAGGCGCCACAGACGGGCGAGACCGTCATTGATGATCAGGTCCAGGGCCGTGTTGTCTTCCCGAACAGCGATCTCGATGATCTCGTGCTTTTGCGCTCGGATGGCACGCCGACCTATATGCTCTCCGTCGTGGTCGATGATCACGACATGGGGATAACGCACATCATCCGGGGTGATGATCATCTCACCAACGCGGCGCGCCAAACCCATATCTATCTCGGCATGGGCTGGGACGTGCCGAGCTTTTCCCATGTTCCCCTGATTCATGGTCCAGACGGCGCCAAGCTGTCGAAGCGGCATGGCGCGCTCGGTGTCGAGGCCTATCGCGACATGGGCTATCTGCCTGAGGCGCTGCGCAACTATCTCGTGCGCCTGGGTTGGGCCCATGGCGATGATGAGATCATGACGCTGGACCAGATGATCGCTTGGTTCGACCTGGGCGGCATCGGACGGTCTCCGGCCCGGTTCGATTTTGCCAAGCTCGAGAATCTCAACGGCTTTTACATCAGGCACAAGGATGACGAGGCACTGGTTGAGGATCTGATTGCGATCCTGCCGGTTGTCGAGAATGGCCCCGCGACATTGGCAAAGCTCGATGGCGAGATGCGGGGCAAGCTTCTTGCCGCGATGCCAGGGCTCAAGGAGCGGGCGAAAACCTTGGTGGAGCTTGCAGGAAATGCAGCCTTCCTCTTCGCCGATCGTCCCCTCAGGCTGGATGAGAAGGCGAGTGCGGTGCTCGACGGGGCCGCAAGACAGCTTCTCGATTCCCTGATTCCACGGTTGAACTCTGTCACGGACTGGCGGGCAGATCTCCTCGAGCAGGCAGTACGAAATTTTGCCGACGAAAACGGGCTCAAACTTGGCAAGGTTGCCCAGCCCCTACGCGCCGCCCTGACCGGAAGCACGATTTCGCCGGGAATCTTCGACGTTTTGGCCGTGCTCGGGCGTAATGAGGCGCTCGCTAGACTGTCGGATCAGGCGCAGACTGCCTAAATTCTAGGCAGGCCCTCAACTTGCCCGTGCTTGCGGTGGGCATGGGATTGGGATAGGCCAAAGCGATATTTCGAGCCGAAAGGCGCCTGCGCAGCCTGTATACGGTGCCTGATCGGCTCGAACCGAGATGACCAAAGAGGCAAAGCCATGGACGAGCACGTCAAAACCGAACCGGCGACCTTGACCATAGACGGCAAGACGCATGAACTGCCGGTGAACGAGGGCACTATTGGCCCCAGCGTGATCGATATTTCGCGCCTCTACGGGCAGACGGGGCATTTCACCTACGATCCGGGCTTTACCTCCACAGCGAGCTGCGAGTCGAAGATCACCTATATCGATGGTGATGAGGGGGTGTTGCTCTATCGCGGCTATCCGATCGAGCAACTTGCCGAGCAGGGCGACTTCCTCGAGACCTGCTATCTCCTGCTCTATGGCGAACTGCCCAATAGCGCGCAGCGGCAGGAATTCGAGAACGCGATCACCTACCACACGATGCTGCACGAGCAGGTCAACCGGTTCTTCTCCGGCTTCCGGCGCGATGCCCATCCGATGGCGGTGATGGTCGGTGTGGTCGGAGCCCTGTCGGCCTTCTATCACGACTCGACCGACATTCATGACCCGGCTCAGCGCGAGATCGCCAGCCGCCGCATGATCGCCAAAATGCCGACGATCGCGGCTATGGCCTATAAATACTCGGTCGGCCAGCCGTTCATGTATCCGCGTAACGACCTCGATTACGCCTCCAATTTTCACTACATGTGTTTCGGCGTTCCGTGCGAGCCCTATAAGCAGAACAAGATTCTGACGCGCGCCATTGACCGCATCTTCATTCTGCATGCCGATCACGAGCAGAATGCCTCCACATCGACCGTGCGGCTCGCCGGTTCATCGGGGGCTAATCCCTTCGCCTGTATCGCGGCCGGCATTGCCTGCCTGTGGGGACCTGCTCATGGCGGTGCCAATGAAGCGGCGCTCAACATGCTGATGGAGATTGGTCACCCTGAGAATATTCCCAAGTTCATCGCCCGCGCGAAGGACAAGAACGATCCTTTCCGGCTGATGGGGTTCGGGCACCGGGTCTATAAGAACTACGACCCGCGTGCCAAGATCATGCAGAAGACCACCCATGAAGTGCTCGACGTCATGGGCATCAAGGATGATCCGCTGTTCGAGGTGGCCAAAGAGCTCGAAAAGATAGCGCTGCACGATGAGTATTTCATCGAGAAGAAGCTCTATCCCAATATCGACTTCTATTCAGGCATCACTCTGAAGGCGCTGGGCTTCCCGACCTCCATGTTCACTGTGCTCTTCGCTGTCGCCCGCACGGTGGGCTGGATTGCCCAGTGGAAGGAGATGATCGAGGATCCGAGCCAGAAGATCGGCCGCCCGCGCCAGCTCTATACGGGCCCCGCACGGCGCGACTATGTGCCTAGCAACCAGCGGGACTGAGCCGGCAGAACTCAAGACAGCAGCAAGGCTCAAGCAATCGCTGTTCCGATGATTGCGTAGCCTTTTGAGACCCATGCGGCGGATGCTATCATCCGCCGTAATGCTTTTTGGCGCTGATCGGAGAGTGATCCTGCATGGCGCATCCCGCTTCGAGGAAAGCGGCGCTCATCGCCGTTGACGTCCAGAATGACTTTTGCCCGGGTGGCGCGCTCGCGGTGCCCGGCGGCGATGAGGTGATCGGCCCCATCAACCGGCTGATCGAGGCCTTCGAGACGGTGGTGCTGACCCAGGATTGGCATCCGCCAGGCCACTCGAGCTTCGCATCGAGCCATCCCGGGCGCGCACCGTTCTCCTCAATCGAGATGTTCTATGGCCAGCAGACCCTGTGGCCCGACCATTGCGTGCAGGGCACCCCTGGCGCCGCGTTCCACCCGGAGCTTCGCTGGGACAAGGCCCGGCTGATCATCCGCAAGGGCATTCACCCCTCAATCGACAGCTACTCGACCTTTTTCGAGAATGACCGGCAGACACCAACCGGGCTGGCGGGGTTCCTGCGCGAACATGGCATCGAGCACGTGGTGCTGGCCGGGCTCGCTTTGGATTACTGCGTGGCCTATTCCGCCCTGGATGCCCGTGTCCATGGCTTTCAGGTGACGGTCGTGGCCGATGCGTGCCGCGCGATCGACCTCGCCGGCTCGCGCGCAGCAGCCGAGACCGAGATGCGTGAGGCCGGCGTTGCCTTTGCCGGGATCCAGGACAACAGTTGACCGTCATGCCCTGGCTTGACCCGGTGATGACGCGTACTGCTGGATAAGGCCTAGAACGCCACCCGATCGGCGCCTTTCAGCTTGAGGATCTCGCGGGCCTCATTGGGCGTGGCAACCTCGCGCCCCAGCCCCTCGATGATCTTGCGCACCTGCTTCACCTGCTCGGCATTGGACACTGCAAGCTTGCCCTTGCCGAGCCAGAGCGAGTCTTCCAGGCCCACCCGCACATTGCCGCCCATGGCGGCCGCCATGGCCGCGATCGGCATCTGATTGCGCCCGGCGCCAAGCACCGACCAATGATAATCCTTGCCGAACAGCCGGTCGGCAGTGCGCTTCATATGCATGACATCATCGGGATTCGGGCCGATGCCACCGAGAATGCCGAAGACGCTTTGCACGAAGAAGGGTGGCTTGACCACGCCGCGATCAGCGAAGTGAGCCAGCGTATAGAGATGGCCTATATCGTAGCATTCGATCTCGAACCGCGTGCCGTTCTCGGCGCAAGTGGTCAGGATCTTCTCGATATCCGCAAAGGTGTTCTTGAAGATCCGGTCCCGTGAACCCTCGAGATAATCATATTCCCAGGCATGCTTCAGCTTGTCCTTCGAGAACCGGGCGAGCATCGGATAGAGACCGAAATTCATCGAGCCCATATTCAGCGAAGCAACTTCCGGCTTGAAAAAAGCCACTGGCTTCAGGCGCTCGTCGATGGTCATGGTGGCGGCACCGCCCGTGGTGATATTGACCACGCAATCCGTGCGCTGCTTGATGACCTTGAGGAATGGCTCGAACCGCTCCACGCTCTGATCCGGCCGCCCGTCGCGGGGGTCGCGCGCATGCAGATGGACGATGGCCGCGCCGGCCTCCGCCGCACCGATCGCCGCTTCGGCAATCTCTTCGGCCGTCACCGGCAGATGGGGCGACATGGAGGGGGTATGAATGGATCCGGTCACCGCACAGGTAATAATGGCTTTCTCAGACACGCATTTCCTCCTTCGTTTGTGACGGGCCGGGGCCCGATATTCTGCCGTGAGGCACCTTGGCGCCACCATGGGATCAGCAAGCTATAGACCTCTCTTAACTGGCGGTGAAGGCCGGAAGCGGATTTCCCGACGATCATCTTCCCTCAAGATGGACCGCTGCCCTGCCGCCCTCCCCTTCAATTGAGTGCGCGTTGCCGCGTCTCGACATCAATCAGCCAGGTGGCGATCGCCCCCAGCACCAGCAAAACGGCAAAGGTGCCGACCGCCGCAACGAGGCTATGGGCCATAACCGGCGCGAGGACCGAAGGCGCCATCAGCCCGCCGATGCGCGCCATGGCGCCGGCCGCGCCCATGCCGGTGGCGCGACTGGCCGTTGGATAAATCTCGGGGGTGAATGCGTAAAGCGCGCCCCACGTGCCGAGCAGAGCAAAGCTCATCAGCAGCAGAGCGGCCCCCACCATGATCGGCGTGAAGGCGAGAGTGAACAGGAAGCAGCCGGCGGCACTGAGCAGAGCAAAACCGAACAGGGTTGGCTTGCGTCCCCATCGTTCAACCCCGTAAGCCGCAAGCGCATAGCCCGGAAGCTGCGCAAGCGCCATCAGCACGAGAAAGCCATAGCCGCGCACGAACCCGAAGCCCTCCCCCGCCAATCGCGCCGGGATCCACACGAACACACCGTAATAGGAAATCGAGACCAGGAACCATACGGTGAGGATGAGCAAGGTGCGGCGGCGAAGCTGCGGCGACAGCAACGCCTCGCCTCTCACCTGCCCCGGCGCGATCAGCTTGCGGGCACGCAGGCCCGGCTTGCCATTGGTCAGAAGAACCCGGTTGAGCACCGCAAAGGCCTCATCCGCTCGGCCGAAGCGCATGAGATACAGCGGCGATTCTGGGACCCAGAACCGCAGCCATATGCCGATCAGAGCCGGAAGCGCCGTGAACACGAAGATCCAGCGCCAGCTCTGCCCGACATCAGCCAGGCTCAATGCCCAGGCGGCCAGCGCAACCGCAAGCGT from Rhodoligotrophos sp. CJ14 encodes:
- the pncA gene encoding bifunctional nicotinamidase/pyrazinamidase, whose amino-acid sequence is MAHPASRKAALIAVDVQNDFCPGGALAVPGGDEVIGPINRLIEAFETVVLTQDWHPPGHSSFASSHPGRAPFSSIEMFYGQQTLWPDHCVQGTPGAAFHPELRWDKARLIIRKGIHPSIDSYSTFFENDRQTPTGLAGFLREHGIEHVVLAGLALDYCVAYSALDARVHGFQVTVVADACRAIDLAGSRAAAETEMREAGVAFAGIQDNS
- the gltX gene encoding glutamate--tRNA ligase; this encodes MSTNVVTRFAPSPTGFLHIGGARTALFNWLYARHTGGKMLLRIEDTDRERSTKEAIDAIFEGLRWLKLDWDGEVVMQSTRIARHQEVAQALLAAGRAYYCYATPEELAEMRETARAQGRPPRYDGRWRDRDPSEAPPGVKPVVRLKAPQTGETVIDDQVQGRVVFPNSDLDDLVLLRSDGTPTYMLSVVVDDHDMGITHIIRGDDHLTNAARQTHIYLGMGWDVPSFSHVPLIHGPDGAKLSKRHGALGVEAYRDMGYLPEALRNYLVRLGWAHGDDEIMTLDQMIAWFDLGGIGRSPARFDFAKLENLNGFYIRHKDDEALVEDLIAILPVVENGPATLAKLDGEMRGKLLAAMPGLKERAKTLVELAGNAAFLFADRPLRLDEKASAVLDGAARQLLDSLIPRLNSVTDWRADLLEQAVRNFADENGLKLGKVAQPLRAALTGSTISPGIFDVLAVLGRNEALARLSDQAQTA
- a CDS encoding ComEC/Rec2 family competence protein: MTIDFIGDAKRPTSSFWRRLRTFKDPIQRKVAISAAAGMRRALAEEERAAFLWSPVGLCIGLAVYFSLAAEPSLPMASAPVLGAACLLAIGIRFQRVLVPAFLVLAICGGFALGSLRTALVATPSLIWTSPVVTLTGVIRHIEGEPVRRRLMVIDIEGVIGIRPDDVTGGKPLKRVRVSIGRAGGHLKAGERIRVKARLFPLNGPVIPGGYDFGRMQWFQGIGATGYSFGAVERLPFEPGFWQRLHIAIERLRDEIGSRIRAVLDGAVGGLAVALVNGDRSGIPAEVTQDFQISGLAHMISISGMHMSMIAGTTYWLLRALLALLPGAAVMLPVKKIAGLAALVTGSGYFLISGQDVAAQRSFIMIAIMLTAVLLDRPAISMRNVALSALIVLIFAPEAMLSASFHLSFLAVIALVAVFEAIHRHRAGKEEGIDPQSMSRRSSWPWRLAQIMAAMIAIDLVTTLVAGLATAPVAAFHFQRVSVYSLLANLLATPVVGLIVMPLLLVALMVMPLGLEAAPLEGAGLGIAMLIRIAGWVAELPGAVSIVPVQPLWAILLVVAGMLWLCLARTGLRFLGFAPMILGLILAPTAEKPDLLIDREGKIVALRNGEGALALSDGRRGSFSAKIWLARDGDDVSPAQAARRTGFTCDPQACLGELGASTEVALVRDRAALAEECARSRVVIAPFHIRGSCAAEIVIDRKALLKEGAHRIDRRGDGTLAISTSRSEAGSRPWVIENWRYRPVAEPGASSGYVSATD
- a CDS encoding MFS transporter, translating into MTTVDSALDSAGTGPFQYRLLCIFGLVWAADAMQVLSVGFTAPSIAQEFGISVPIALQTGTAFFLGMMLGAALFGRLADRFGRRRILLITVALDAVFGLLSALSPNFAILIVFRFLTGLAVGGTLPVDYAMMAEFLPARNRGRWLVMLEGFWAVGTLAVALAAWALSLADVGQSWRWIFVFTALPALIGIWLRFWVPESPLYLMRFGRADEAFAVLNRVLLTNGKPGLRARKLIAPGQVRGEALLSPQLRRRTLLILTVWFLVSISYYGVFVWIPARLAGEGFGFVRGYGFLVLMALAQLPGYALAAYGVERWGRKPTLFGFALLSAAGCFLFTLAFTPIMVGAALLLMSFALLGTWGALYAFTPEIYPTASRATGMGAAGAMARIGGLMAPSVLAPVMAHSLVAAVGTFAVLLVLGAIATWLIDVETRQRALN
- the gltA gene encoding citrate synthase, with amino-acid sequence MDEHVKTEPATLTIDGKTHELPVNEGTIGPSVIDISRLYGQTGHFTYDPGFTSTASCESKITYIDGDEGVLLYRGYPIEQLAEQGDFLETCYLLLYGELPNSAQRQEFENAITYHTMLHEQVNRFFSGFRRDAHPMAVMVGVVGALSAFYHDSTDIHDPAQREIASRRMIAKMPTIAAMAYKYSVGQPFMYPRNDLDYASNFHYMCFGVPCEPYKQNKILTRAIDRIFILHADHEQNASTSTVRLAGSSGANPFACIAAGIACLWGPAHGGANEAALNMLMEIGHPENIPKFIARAKDKNDPFRLMGFGHRVYKNYDPRAKIMQKTTHEVLDVMGIKDDPLFEVAKELEKIALHDEYFIEKKLYPNIDFYSGITLKALGFPTSMFTVLFAVARTVGWIAQWKEMIEDPSQKIGRPRQLYTGPARRDYVPSNQRD
- a CDS encoding 3-keto-5-aminohexanoate cleavage protein — protein: MSEKAIITCAVTGSIHTPSMSPHLPVTAEEIAEAAIGAAEAGAAIVHLHARDPRDGRPDQSVERFEPFLKVIKQRTDCVVNITTGGAATMTIDERLKPVAFFKPEVASLNMGSMNFGLYPMLARFSKDKLKHAWEYDYLEGSRDRIFKNTFADIEKILTTCAENGTRFEIECYDIGHLYTLAHFADRGVVKPPFFVQSVFGILGGIGPNPDDVMHMKRTADRLFGKDYHWSVLGAGRNQMPIAAMAAAMGGNVRVGLEDSLWLGKGKLAVSNAEQVKQVRKIIEGLGREVATPNEAREILKLKGADRVAF